Proteins encoded within one genomic window of Bacillus sp. F19:
- the spoVS gene encoding stage V sporulation protein SpoVS, with translation MEILKVSAKSNPNSVAGALAGVLRERGAAEIQAIGAGALNQAVKAVAIARGFVAPSGVDLICIPAFTDILIDGEERTAIKLIIEPR, from the coding sequence ATGGAAATATTAAAAGTTTCAGCAAAGTCCAATCCTAACTCTGTAGCGGGAGCACTAGCAGGTGTCCTGCGTGAAAGAGGCGCTGCCGAAATCCAGGCAATTGGAGCCGGAGCACTTAATCAGGCTGTAAAAGCAGTAGCTATTGCCAGAGGGTTTGTTGCCCCGAGCGGTGTTGATTTAATCTGTATTCCTGCCTTTACGGATATTCTCATTGATGGAGAAGAGCGTACGGCCATTAAATTAATTATTGAGCCTCGTTAA
- a CDS encoding dipeptidase, with translation MRIFDAHCDLLYQLWRRPEISEWNDLNLHVTIEKLFQFGAKVQCFAIFIPVDATNKLEAAFAQASIFYDRIINGFEKIIHIRTKQDLLALKDDEIGAILTLEGCDPIGHDLSLLSIFQQLGVRSAGLTWNFANLLADGALETRNAGLSFYGRHVVGKLNHYHMWTDVSHLSERSFWDVIQLADHPIASHSNSYALCPHPRNLKDDQIKAIVAKNGLIGITFVPQFTSSRSRASMKHLLNHLDYVCGLAGENAVGFGSDFDGIDETIEGLEGYEQYPYLLNTLSKHYSESQVEKFMYNNFADSIPF, from the coding sequence GTGCGTATTTTTGATGCTCATTGTGATTTGCTCTATCAATTATGGCGCAGGCCTGAAATTAGTGAATGGAATGACCTGAATCTGCATGTCACCATTGAAAAGCTATTTCAGTTTGGAGCAAAAGTCCAGTGCTTTGCCATCTTTATACCAGTGGATGCCACGAATAAATTAGAAGCCGCCTTTGCACAGGCTTCCATCTTTTATGATCGGATTATTAATGGATTTGAAAAGATCATACATATAAGGACAAAACAGGATCTTCTTGCGTTAAAGGATGATGAAATTGGAGCCATCTTGACACTGGAAGGCTGTGACCCGATTGGCCATGATTTAAGCCTTCTTTCCATTTTTCAGCAGCTTGGAGTTAGATCCGCGGGACTGACCTGGAACTTTGCTAATTTACTTGCTGATGGGGCGCTCGAAACAAGAAATGCAGGTCTATCTTTTTATGGTAGACATGTAGTCGGGAAATTAAATCATTATCACATGTGGACAGACGTATCTCACCTTTCCGAACGAAGCTTTTGGGATGTCATTCAGCTTGCAGACCATCCGATTGCCAGTCATTCAAATTCGTATGCACTGTGTCCACATCCAAGAAATTTAAAAGACGATCAAATTAAAGCCATCGTTGCAAAAAATGGTTTGATTGGCATAACGTTCGTGCCTCAATTTACTTCATCCCGCTCGAGGGCTTCAATGAAGCATCTTCTTAATCACTTAGATTACGTATGTGGTCTTGCAGGAGAAAATGCTGTAGGATTTGGATCTGATTTTGACGGGATAGATGAAACAATTGAAGGGCTTGAAGGCTATGAACAGTACCCTTACTTACTGAATACACTCTCGAAGCATTATTCAGAAAGCCAGGTTGAAAAATTTATGTATAATAATTTTGCTGATTCCATTCCTTTTTAG
- a CDS encoding 2-oxoacid:ferredoxin oxidoreductase subunit beta yields the protein MATFKEFRNNVKPNWCPGCGDFSVQAAIQRAAANAGLEPDQLAVVSGIGCSGRISGYINAYGFHGIHGRSLPIAQGVKMANKDLTVIASGGDGDGFAIGMGHTIHAIRRNIDVTYIVMDNQIYGLTKGQTSPRSDVGFKTKSTPKGSIESSLSVMEMALTAGATFVAQSFSTDLKDLTSIIEAGINHKGFSLINVFSPCVTYNKINTYDWFKENLTKLSDIEGYDPSNRMTAMQTLMEKNGLVTGLIYQNKKQPSYQELVYNYSETPLSQADLQISEEKFNELLSEFM from the coding sequence ATGGCGACGTTTAAAGAATTTAGAAACAATGTAAAGCCTAACTGGTGCCCCGGCTGCGGAGACTTCTCTGTACAAGCGGCCATTCAGCGTGCTGCTGCAAATGCAGGCCTCGAACCTGATCAGCTTGCTGTAGTTTCTGGAATCGGATGTTCAGGACGTATTTCGGGCTATATCAACGCTTACGGTTTCCATGGCATTCACGGCCGTTCCCTTCCAATCGCGCAAGGTGTAAAAATGGCAAATAAAGATTTAACCGTAATTGCATCAGGCGGCGACGGTGACGGATTTGCCATCGGAATGGGCCATACGATTCATGCCATCAGAAGAAATATTGATGTCACCTATATTGTAATGGACAATCAAATTTATGGTTTGACAAAAGGCCAGACATCTCCGCGAAGTGATGTTGGCTTCAAAACAAAGAGCACGCCGAAAGGTTCAATTGAATCTTCCTTATCAGTCATGGAAATGGCACTTACGGCAGGAGCAACATTTGTAGCACAAAGCTTCTCAACTGATTTAAAAGATTTGACTTCAATCATTGAAGCAGGGATCAATCATAAAGGATTTTCTTTAATCAACGTCTTCAGTCCATGTGTCACTTACAATAAAATTAACACATATGACTGGTTTAAAGAAAATCTTACAAAGCTAAGTGATATTGAAGGATATGACCCATCAAACCGCATGACTGCCATGCAGACTCTGATGGAGAAAAACGGACTTGTAACGGGTTTGATTTATCAAAACAAGAAGCAGCCATCATATCAGGAGCTTGTCTACAACTACAGCGAAACTCCTTTGTCACAGGCTGATCTGCAAATCAGCGAAGAGAAATTCAACGAATTGCTCTCAGAATTTATGTAA
- the tdh gene encoding L-threonine 3-dehydrogenase, giving the protein MNGKMKAIVKHHKGFGAELQMVDIPQIKENEVLIKVKATSICGTDVHIYTWDAWSESRVNPPYVFGHEFSGEVVEIGSKVTSVEIGDFVSAETHLVCYECPQCLTGQYHICKNTKIIGVDTDGCFAEYVALPAVNLWKNPKEMPFDVASIQEPMGNAVHTVLAGDVAGKSVAVIGCGPIGIMAVGVAKAAGASQVIALDLNDYRLNLAKEMGATTVVNSKNEDPLAKINELTGGNGVDVVCEMSGHPIAMDQGFKMVTNGGRVSILSLPVRPVEIDITNDVVFKGITVQGITGRKMYETWQQVSRLLKSGQVDVTPLITHHFSLEEFKKGFDLMIEGKCGKVVLHP; this is encoded by the coding sequence GTGAATGGAAAAATGAAAGCGATCGTTAAGCACCACAAAGGATTTGGTGCTGAACTGCAGATGGTAGACATCCCTCAGATTAAAGAAAATGAAGTGCTGATCAAAGTAAAAGCTACTTCGATCTGCGGAACAGATGTTCATATATATACATGGGATGCATGGTCGGAAAGCAGAGTGAATCCGCCGTATGTATTTGGCCATGAATTTTCTGGTGAAGTTGTTGAAATAGGAAGTAAAGTAACAAGTGTTGAAATCGGAGATTTTGTTTCCGCTGAAACACATTTAGTATGCTATGAATGTCCGCAATGTTTAACAGGTCAGTATCATATTTGTAAAAACACAAAAATTATTGGTGTCGATACAGACGGATGCTTTGCAGAGTATGTGGCTTTGCCGGCAGTGAACCTTTGGAAAAATCCAAAAGAAATGCCTTTTGATGTAGCATCTATTCAAGAACCGATGGGAAATGCGGTGCACACAGTTTTAGCAGGAGATGTTGCAGGAAAAAGTGTTGCTGTCATTGGATGCGGCCCTATTGGGATTATGGCTGTTGGAGTTGCAAAAGCAGCAGGAGCATCTCAGGTCATTGCCCTTGATTTGAACGACTACCGTTTAAATTTAGCAAAAGAAATGGGCGCAACAACGGTCGTCAATTCAAAAAATGAAGATCCTTTGGCGAAGATTAATGAATTAACAGGCGGCAACGGTGTAGATGTTGTCTGTGAAATGTCAGGGCATCCAATTGCGATGGATCAAGGTTTTAAAATGGTAACAAATGGCGGACGCGTTTCGATCCTGAGTCTTCCTGTCCGTCCAGTTGAAATAGATATCACCAATGATGTCGTTTTTAAAGGAATCACGGTACAGGGAATTACAGGCAGAAAAATGTATGAAACGTGGCAGCAGGTTTCAAGACTTCTAAAATCAGGGCAAGTAGATGTAACCCCGCTGATTACTCATCACTTTTCTTTAGAAGAATTTAAAAAAGGCTTCGATTTAATGATCGAAGGTAAATGTGGTAAAGTCGTATTACACCCATAA
- a CDS encoding glycine C-acetyltransferase, whose amino-acid sequence MKGFEYLQAELDEMKQQGTFRTLIPLESDQASKVVIDGKELIQLSSNNYLGLTTHPRLVEAAIKAAEKFGAGTGSVRTIAGTFTMHEELETKLAEFKHTEAALVFQSGFTTNQGVLSSILTKEDVVISDSLNHASIIDGIRLTKAARKVYNHVDMADLERALKESADYRVRLIVTDGVFSMDGNIAPLPEIVELAEKYNALVMVDDAHASGVLGQNGRGTVNHFGLDGRVHIQVGTLSKAVGVLGGYVASTRTLIDYLIQKGRPFLFSTSHPPAVTAACIEAINVLIEEPELIEKLWDNAKFFKKGLEDLGFDTGKSETPVTPVIVGDEALSHQFSDKLREYGVFAQGIAFPTVAKGQARVRTIVTAEHSKEELQKALDIFEKAAKELNILK is encoded by the coding sequence ATGAAAGGTTTTGAATATTTGCAGGCAGAACTTGATGAAATGAAACAGCAAGGAACATTCCGGACGCTGATTCCGCTCGAATCAGACCAGGCATCAAAAGTTGTCATCGATGGAAAAGAATTAATTCAATTATCATCTAATAACTATTTAGGATTAACAACTCATCCAAGACTGGTAGAAGCAGCAATCAAGGCTGCAGAGAAATTTGGAGCAGGAACCGGATCTGTAAGGACGATTGCCGGTACTTTTACAATGCATGAAGAACTTGAAACAAAGCTTGCTGAATTTAAGCATACAGAAGCAGCACTAGTGTTTCAGTCAGGTTTTACAACAAACCAGGGCGTTCTTTCTTCTATTCTGACAAAAGAAGACGTTGTGATCTCAGATTCTCTGAATCATGCTTCAATCATCGACGGAATCCGGTTAACAAAGGCTGCGCGCAAAGTGTATAACCATGTTGATATGGCAGATTTAGAAAGAGCACTAAAAGAATCAGCAGACTATAGAGTCCGTCTAATTGTTACGGATGGAGTCTTCTCTATGGATGGAAATATTGCTCCGCTTCCGGAAATTGTTGAGCTTGCTGAAAAATACAATGCACTTGTCATGGTTGATGATGCACATGCTTCAGGTGTACTTGGACAAAATGGCCGCGGAACCGTTAATCACTTTGGACTTGATGGACGTGTACATATCCAAGTTGGAACATTAAGCAAAGCGGTTGGTGTATTAGGAGGATATGTAGCAAGCACACGTACTCTAATTGATTATCTTATTCAAAAAGGACGTCCATTTTTATTCAGTACGTCCCACCCTCCAGCTGTAACAGCAGCCTGTATAGAAGCGATCAACGTACTTATAGAAGAGCCTGAACTGATTGAAAAGCTTTGGGATAACGCAAAGTTCTTCAAAAAAGGCCTTGAAGATCTCGGTTTTGATACAGGTAAAAGCGAAACACCTGTAACACCTGTCATAGTTGGCGATGAAGCCTTGTCTCATCAATTCTCTGATAAACTTAGAGAATATGGCGTCTTTGCACAGGGAATTGCATTCCCGACAGTAGCAAAAGGACAGGCTCGCGTCCGTACAATCGTAACGGCAGAGCATTCAAAAGAAGAGCTTCAGAAAGCTTTGGATATCTTTGAAAAAGCTGCAAAAGAGTTAAATATTCTGAAGTAA